From the Candidatus Saccharibacteria bacterium genome, the window TCGAGCATGGTTGGTATGCGTCTTTCCACTTTGCCGAGAGCATCCTCGCGGACAATCACAAATGATACGCCGGCTGGCCCCATGTTCTTCTGGCACCCGCCGTAAATGAGGGCATATTTACTGACATCCACGGGGCGGCTCAGAATATCAGATGACATATCGGCTACCAGTGGAATGGGGCTGTCTATATCGGTGCGGAGTTGACTGCCAAAAATGGTGTTATTGGTCGTGATGTGGAAATAATCGGCATCGGTCGGTATGGTGTAATCCTTAGGAATGTAGGTAAAGTTTTTGTCTTTCGAGCTCGCTACTACTTCGAGCTCACCAAAATGCTCTGCCTCGGCGATGGCCTTTTTAGCCCACGCGCCGGTCTCGAGGTAGGCAGCTTTGCTGTTCAGCAAGTTGTACGGCACCACTACAAACTGTGTGCTGGCACCGCCGCCAAGAAACAGCGTGCGGTATCCGCTTGGGACATTCAGTAGCTCGTGCAAAAGCGCCTCGGCTTCACGGGCAATCTCCTCAAATGCAGTGCTTCGGTGTGAGATTTCAAGCAGCGATAACCCACTGCCGTCAAGTTCTAAGATTGCCTCAGCAGTATTTTTCACTGCCACGTCTGGCAAGACCGCCGGTCCCGCCCCGAAGTTATGTACCTTCATCTGCCCCTCCTTGTACTTTTATGGTACGCTTTGAAGCCTCGCTTCGTCAAACAACGGGCTGGAACGGACTAGAAACTGTTCCACAAAAACTGGTTGGTGACCTCGTGGTGGTGGATGATTTCCTCGGATTTTATGCGCGTGCCAAGCTCAAGCGCGCTGCGGTTAGCAACGGCTTGTTTGGGCGCAAGGTATTTTTGTTTGCAATCCTCACCGAGCAGGCGCGATGTATAGTCACTCGTTTTGTATATGCGTATGGCGTCGTGGATGCTGTCTGGTAGGACACGGACACGGGGCCGTTTGCTCGCATCGACGCGAGGAGGCTTGCCATCGAGTCCGGTTTTGAGAAGGGAGAAGGCGACCAGGTAAGGGTTTGCGTCCGGTGCAACAGAGCGTACCTCTATGCGAGCGGTTTTTTCATTGGCAAAAGGAATTCGTATCATGGAGCTGCGGTCGTTTGCAGAAGCTTTGATTTGGTTGGGCGCTTCGTACGCTGGGTCAAGCCGCCGATAGGCGTTCACGCTGGCATTGAGAATAAGGCATAGGTCGGAGGCGCGATGTAGAATATTTCCCACAAAATCCCAGCCCAGTTTGGAAAGTCCGGCTTCGCCGCCGCCGTCATAAAAAAGGTTTTTGCCGTTTTTCGCAAGCGATAGGTTGGTGTGCATGCCATTGCCGTTTACACCTTGGATTGGTTTGGGGAGGAATGTTGCTGTCATGCCCATGTTCATAGCTATTTGGCGGCAGACCAGCTTGTACAGTTGCGCTTGGTCACAGGCGCGAACAATATCGGTGTAGCGGTAGTTAATTTCAAACTGTGAGGGTGCTACTTCGGGATGGTCTTTTTCGTTCCCGAAACCCATGGCGCGTTGGGCTTCGGCGGTTGCGTCTATGAAACGGCGCAGCTCATCGAGGGGCAGGGAGTGAAAGTAGCCGCCGGTGGAAACAAGCGAAAAGCCTTTGCGGCCATCGTAATGCTGCTCGGCATCGACACCTTGGAGCAGGAACCCTTCAATCTCTGGCGCCATATAGGCTTCCATGCCCTGTTTGGCTTTCAATTCCGCAGCGTAGCCTTGTAGCTGCGCCCGGAAGTCGGTCGCGTAGGCTTTTAGCTCTCGGTCGCAGATATTGGCAAAGACGATAACCTTGCCAGCCCCAAAAATGTCTGCCGGCACAAAGGTGAGGCTCGTCCAGTCGACCTGTAGTCTTAAGTCTGACTCATTCTGTTCGCTGAGCCCTCGTATGGATGAACCATCAAACGTGAGGTTATCGAGCGAGGCAAGGAAGAACTTGCGGTCATAGTCGAGCATATGTAGCCGTCCTTCTATGTCGCTAAAGCACAGGGTAACCGCCTTGAGCTGCCGCGCTTCCTCAAGGTATGCTACATGCTTGTCGCGTGCTTCGTCTGGGTCGGTGATGGCCCGTGCGGCAAGGTTCATTTCCTCAATTGTTTCGTAGTCAAGCTCTAGAAAGTTTTTTAGAGTTTTGTCATTAGGCATAAATATTCCTCCTTTTATACTAAAAATTATAATACTTATAATAAAAATATAAAATATTAAATTTAAAATTAGTAATTAAAAAGTAATTTTCGCGCTACATTTCGCGAACACATCATTGACTTTTTACTCAAAATATCGATAATGTAAGGAGTTAATTTCCCCCTCGGAAATTGCAGCCTGCCCGAAATTTCAATCCAAGGAGCGAAGCGACTGAATGAAATTTCGAGAGGAGAAATCGACGCAGGGTGCAGTTCGGTAAAAACAAGTTTGCTTGTTTTTGGCGCAACGGAACCCGTAGTCGTATTTTGACGAGGGCCCATAGCTCAGCCGGTAGAGCAGAGGCCTTTTAAGCCTCGTGTCGTGAGTTCGAGTCTCACTGGGCCCTCCATACAAAAAGCTCCCTCCGTGGGAGCTTTTTGTATGGTAAGGTTTCAGCGAGCTTGAACTCACGACAGATTTGCGTTAGCAAATCGTAGTCGTGAAGTTCGACGCCAGCGGAGCAGCCCGCAGGAGTTTACTCCGAGGACTGCAAAGTGCGCGAGCCAAAGGCGAGGTCTCACTGGGCCCTCGAAATAAATACCTCAGCTTGTATGGGGTATTTATTGGGCTATACTCATAAGCACGATGCATAGTCGCAAACAGCTTAAAAAACTCCGGCGGTTTCTCGCCATAAAGGAAGTAGTCATGTTCACGCTGGTTGCGCTCAGCTTTTGCTTTTTGGCGCTTGAGCATTTCGAGACGCTTAGTCACCAACAACTTCTTGCGGTTGAGTGGTTTGATGTTGTGGTTGGGGTCATTTTTCTCGCTGAGTTTTTGTTTGAGTGGTACTACGCGCGTGACAGAGCACGCTATGTTCGTCACTACTGGTTTTACCTTATCGCCGCAGTACCTGTACCGACTGCCTCATTTGAAATTTTGCGCGCTATTCGACTGCTTCGCCTGCTAAAGCTGCTGAAAATATTTGCCCACCTCCGCTACGAACGCAACACTAGATTGTTTGAGTAAATTTCTGATTTGCAAAAAGCATAAAGACTACTTGAAATATAAAATTTGGGAGTATACTAGCGGTAGTATGTCTGAAATAAACAAGCAAAAAG encodes:
- the serC gene encoding 3-phosphoserine/phosphohydroxythreonine transaminase, which codes for MKVHNFGAGPAVLPDVAVKNTAEAILELDGSGLSLLEISHRSTAFEEIAREAEALLHELLNVPSGYRTLFLGGGASTQFVVVPYNLLNSKAAYLETGAWAKKAIAEAEHFGELEVVASSKDKNFTYIPKDYTIPTDADYFHITTNNTIFGSQLRTDIDSPIPLVADMSSDILSRPVDVSKYALIYGGCQKNMGPAGVSFVIVREDALGKVERRIPTMLDYRTHVEHSSLYNTPPVASIYTVREVLKWVKAEGGVSEMQHRAEVRAALLYSEIDRNPLFCGTVEPADRSLMNACFVMSEGHESKEQAFLDFVAKRNMIGLQGHRSVGGFRASMYNALPLESVQELVDCMKLFEEEQA
- a CDS encoding glutamine synthetase, yielding MPNDKTLKNFLELDYETIEEMNLAARAITDPDEARDKHVAYLEEARQLKAVTLCFSDIEGRLHMLDYDRKFFLASLDNLTFDGSSIRGLSEQNESDLRLQVDWTSLTFVPADIFGAGKVIVFANICDRELKAYATDFRAQLQGYAAELKAKQGMEAYMAPEIEGFLLQGVDAEQHYDGRKGFSLVSTGGYFHSLPLDELRRFIDATAEAQRAMGFGNEKDHPEVAPSQFEINYRYTDIVRACDQAQLYKLVCRQIAMNMGMTATFLPKPIQGVNGNGMHTNLSLAKNGKNLFYDGGGEAGLSKLGWDFVGNILHRASDLCLILNASVNAYRRLDPAYEAPNQIKASANDRSSMIRIPFANEKTARIEVRSVAPDANPYLVAFSLLKTGLDGKPPRVDASKRPRVRVLPDSIHDAIRIYKTSDYTSRLLGEDCKQKYLAPKQAVANRSALELGTRIKSEEIIHHHEVTNQFLWNSF
- a CDS encoding ion transporter, with product MHSRKQLKKLRRFLAIKEVVMFTLVALSFCFLALEHFETLSHQQLLAVEWFDVVVGVIFLAEFLFEWYYARDRARYVRHYWFYLIAAVPVPTASFEILRAIRLLRLLKLLKIFAHLRYERNTRLFE